atatccgattcattttgaagagaaatctgttaatATACCAACTGAATAGTTTTCCTTGTCAATTGTTCAAGTTTCTGTTCAAAAATGAATAGATCGTTTTAAGGGTGTAGTACATGtattatggaccacaatgacctcatcccaatgtcatagttcaataacctcaattaaagactcatagtgcaaaatttgacctcaagtttcaggctatgagtttgtgtacgtaaattttcaaaggtcagtcAATGAACGTgctaatgtattggggttaaagaactgtgccttgatagatgagcatgttgtggatcctagtggtaggcctataatacttgTATGACACATAGGGGTCTCGCGATGATTACGGCAAAATCAGAAAAACAATGGCCACTTTTGGTGATCAAATTGATACTATTTCAATGACCCAATCGAAAGGAGCAGCAATGGAATTGCAGCAGagtaagtgtgtgtgtgtgtggggggggggaggaataGGCCTATTGCTGATAGGCACAAATCGAATCACGCTATGCATACTGAACACAAAACAGCTGCCGCGGGTGACGAATTTGATGGATTTTGGCCCTTCACTtttatatcccatcatgcatggaCTTTTTAGTCCCTCGGcccaaaactattaaacaggtcgatacaaaatggccatgcgtggctgttgaagaactagtggattcagcctaccatcatggcgatttctaccatgaagatatcgggtcgATGACATTGTGCTCCATATTGACACCTGTATGCCTATAAACCGCCTGCTCGTTcggaaaagtaggcctacaatcaaGGGTTAAACACAAAGGAGTATTTGCATCATTATTTGTTAAACACAAAGGAGTATATGCAGTGCATATGGTCCGGTTCAAAAACAGGCTTCTATAATCAATCAGATTAACATAacaggcctacttatgatcactTTTTCTGCAATCTTCACTACTTTTGTAGATCCTGATCTTCTAGCTGAAATTAATGTTTGGAGTGAACCAATTCGAGCTCAGGTCGCTGAAATGAATCGCGTTATAGGGTCATCTGACGTCATGCTGCCAGAATCGCCGAAAGGACTTCTTACTTGCCGAGAAAAGGAGTGCACTCTGGGTAATCTGATAGCTGATGCAATGTATTGGAAATGCACGGAATCTCTTCGCGCAGATGTCTTGAATACGTCTATCATTGCAGTTATGAATGGAGGTGGCATAAGGCAATCGCTTGAAGAAGGTAGGCTACTCGAGGAGGGGGAGGGGAAGTGGGCTGAACACAAATGACCCTACGGGTATGCTCCTCCtgaaagacccctgtttttggaccacgccactccgaaagacccctgaatGTTACCAAAACAGAGCcctaaaagacccttgattttgaccacAGATCCTGATTTTGACCATTATTTTTAGCTcttaaagacccctaaattgctcatttctCTAATTTCTCGCTTTTTCAAGGCAATTTTAACGAGAAATCTAAAAAGACTAAATctaaaaagacccttgattttgacggTTTGCAGCtcaaaaagaccctttttatcggtacgccgtcagcttccAAAGTCCCATCATCTCCAAttcctgagggggggggggcatacccGCCAAAAATTGATGTGCCCCCAGCTACTTTGTTTACCTCAATATTATAGACCTATAATAGGATGTATCTgataattgagattttatttgtaCAAGATGGGATGTTACGTCAATAGTTGGCTTATACCAGTGTTTTTAAATGATTTGGATAAAAAAAGCATCTCTTGCTTGAATGGTTGTCATAATGTAGGCTCTTTGATATTCAATTGTTTTCCTTGCATAACTCAGAGATAATTTCTTtcattctttgtttgtttgttcgtttgttttcGTTGCTCACTGACTAAGTTcaagaaatgtttaaaaacatatttcTATCTAAATGATTGTAACGTGACGGCTGTATCTGTTTTATTTGCTATATTGTTGGGCGAATATACACGCAAGATTGCCCAATTTTGAATTGCAAATCATTTCATAAACGTATAAACGTGTATTTTTAAAATAACAGGTGAAATTCGTTTCAGTGACGTCAAAGAGGTTCTCCCCTTCAGTAATACCTTCGATACTGTGGAATTAGAAGGTCGCTATGTGAGAGAGATTCTTGAACACGCCGCTTCTGCTGTTGACAGAATATCAGGACGCTTTCTTCAAGTTTCAGGTAGGAGATGCAATCAGATATATGGCCACTTTGTTATACATAGTCTCATATCTTCTCACCCCCTCCCCAGCTTACtctaaaaagttgacatttttatgcCATTAGAAATCTGTTTGTGTGCATTTTAAACTTTCTTGCAATTATTTTGTTTGCTGCACATTAAATTCAAAAATTCTTTTCAAATTGTTAAGCCTGGGATATACTTTGTATAAATTTTGATCTTGCCATTTATACAGGAATTAGAGTGACCTATGACCTTTGTCGGGAACCATACGATGGACGTGTAGTTGATGTTCAAGTTCGAAGACATATTGATTATTTCAACAGCTATTACGAACCACTTGACGATGATAAGATATACAAAGTGATCGTACCTTCCTTCGTAGGGTCGGGTGGAGACGGATATTACTGGGTTCCAGATCAAGGCCAGAATTATGAGACGGGTAAGAGcaaccagtggcggcgctacggagggacaaggggggcatttgccccccaaatatttttcttgcccccctagtttgcccccccacacacttttgaggcaaaaaccccaaatcacgtaaatgtccactttttgcggcaattttgggcaacattttccaattttgccccccgtgaaattcacttttccccccaatgcccccccgaaaaaaattcctggcgccgccactgagagCAACAGTATCTGTGAGAATGAGCTTTttcagttgagatccatacacctcGGACCTAAATCTTTCACACCAGGGGTTTATATTTCAAATGAGACTGAGTGTCCCATAcagtaggtaacccaggcaaaccttagttaacacatttgctagtcagccaaatgcgccgacaatgtcaatgcatatttacatagaaatttaaaacaactggccgaagaaggaaacctacataaatatgttttctatacttcacttgacccaaatatatgatttttatggtgataagtcactcgcacatggaattttagagggatttggatagcagttccattaaaaaaagctgctatcataatgagactaagatctagaaacacccccgaaatgccgttttggggaattttgctagctgaaactttttgatgaaagtcaatctttgacaagatgtaactttgctacggaaagtgctatgaaaaaatggttttcagttttggctttgtttactcaagggctttgatttgatatataaaatgatgcagtttgatggcaaatttgaattcacctagcatacctacatacaGGCAAAccagtttgaaattcacactccctgtgtggaagatgagggccatgttttccataggaaGGGGAGTAGTAGTGGATTTTCCTGGCGTTATGCTGCCGACGTATTTAGCTATACTCAAACTTGACTTCATTTCTGATCTGTTTAAATTGCAGGAGATCTAGGTGAAAACGTTGTGGCTGAATTCATCGAAGTTTTTAGTCCGGTGGCACGATACGTGGAAGGTCGTATAACATTCAACACAGAACCATGTCCGACCACACCCACTACCACCGATATGCCTTCATCATCTACTACACCATTCCTGTCTACGATGCTACCTGAATTCACTACCTCGTCTATTACGTCACCAAGTGGAGgtgaaggaggaggaggaacCGAGGACAAACCTCGAAAGGATAACTGATGAGCCTTCTCCACGTTTGTTTGATGTTGCCggtcatttattaattttctaacaaaacattatataggGTCTAATGTTCAATTATAGATATGGACAGTACCAATACACACATATATttgttagctatttttaacatagattttcgcttctttatcaaattattcacCTTTTTCTGCCTTTCTGTGGtaaattttattctataaactgtacatttgtgtacaaattgagggcgctgtttacatatatttttataggTGGTGAGCACCAcgaattcagtaaatttcctttgtcggccgtgtaattgaatgggattactTTTAagacgcttaaaatatcacaaacaagtaaagctaaaaccgttggggttcgataatgaaccccacaaaactaaccttcaaattaattaaatgcagtaatgttgatataatattggatggctgagcatgataccataacatatcggatgagtcacaaaaatatcggacgagtcaacggcgagttcgatatttgtatgacgaatccaatattatcattattaggttttcttaacttctaataaccctgaaaacataataatgactatTACTGGATGATTTACTTCCGTGTTCCGAGtgtatggaaagtgccatacggctgagcagttttgccgtctctctctatCATGGCGCTCGCCGCCTGATTtatattagccaaataatatgacttttTCCttgcatttcatgataaaaagttgtatgaaaatgtccttgccatttgttagtcttttttctgatgttctaataccattatacaagtgtctaaccCTTTCTAAGAtgtaaacaagatttaagataaatagcgccatcattgttcacctttacttaaaaatgattttacatgccatcaaacaaccctgATCTCATTGTATCAATACTATCAGCGGCCTAACCAGGACTTTATTCGTTAAATTTtgtatttgaataaaataaacaactCACATGTTTCGGCGGTTAATTACTAAAGTCAAAGTTGTGTTTCTTTGGTCTCGAGACTGTTTAGTCTTTAGAAGAATTACGAATACAGAACTATTATTATTTTGCCCCTCaaagattttaaaacaaaaattgtcaTTAAGAGACTCATTCGGATGAGGcattttatctactgctgatagcaaattgttCATCAATACCTAGGCCTGTAGCAAGTACCGTAGTTCATCAAtacgttatctactgctgatagcaagtagttaatcaatgtcctatctactgctgatagcaagcaattcatcaatgccctatctactggtgatagcaagtaattcatcaatgctctatctactgctgatagcaagaaccgtagttcatcaatacgttatctactgctgatagcaagtagttcatctatgccctatctactgctgatagcaagcaattcatcaatgccctatctactggtgatagcaagtagttcatcaatgctctatctactgctgataacaagtatatatagttcatcaatgccctatctactgcttatagcaagTAATTCACCTAATGCTCtatctgctgatagcaagtagttcatcaataccctatctactgctgatagcaagaaccgtagttcatcaatacattatctactactgatagcaagtagttaatcaatgccctatctactgctgatagcaagcaatTCATCCATgccctatctactggtgatagcaagaagttcatcaatgccctatcaactgctgataacaagtatatatagttcatcaatgccctatctactgctgatagcaagtcaTTCACCAATGCTCtatctgctgatagcaagtagttcatcaataccctatctactgctgatagcaagaaccgtagttcatcaatacattatctactactgatagcaagtagttaatcaatgccctatctactgctgatagcaagcaattcatcaatgccctatctactggtgatagcaagaagttcatcaatgccctatcaactgctgatagcaagaagttcatcaatgccctatctactgctgatagcaagaaccgtagttcatcaatacattatctactactgatagcaagtagttaatcaatgccctatctactgccgatagcaagtagttctccaatgccctatctactgctgatagcaagtagttcatcaatatgctatctactgctgataataagtagttcatcaatgtcctatctactgctgataacaagtagtttatcaaagcCCTACTGCTGCTGATAGCGCGTAATTCATCAATACGGTACTCTATACGGCTGATAGCAAGTATTCCATcagtgccctatctactgctgatagcaagtagttcatcagtgccctatctactgctgatagcaatattagttttatcaatgccatatctactgctgataacaagtagttcagcaatgccctatctactgctgatagcaagtagttcaccaatgccctatctactcctAATAGCAAGTaccgtagttcatcaatgccttatctactcctaatagcaagtagttcatcaattcgCTATTTCAGGCTAACTCAACAGGTTGCGCGCCAGTTCtggagtcagtcgaagtggcgcatggtaattttgatttttttttcacataaatctggAACAAAAAAAGAGGGGGGGaatacccaatctgggcctttTAAAGCTCCTTAAAATCCAGGAGCTTCACCACTGCACCGTACCCGCTATGGGCCCGCTTTAACTCACAAAGTCATcaattttccagttggcacttcaagtAAGAAGGCCGgcgttatttactgctgatagcaaatagttcatcaatgcgttATCTACTgcatgctgatagcaagtagttcatcaatatgctatctacagctgatagcaagtaattcatcaatacgctatctaccgctgatagcaagtaattcaccaatacgttatctactgctgatagcaagtagttcatcaatgtgctacctactgatgatagcaagtagttcatcaatgtcttaTCTATCTGCCGCCGAtagatgaactacttgctatcaatagtagatagggcattgttgcaatattggctatcagcagtagatataggacattgatgaactacttgatattaAACTCATTTAAATCGCCACAACTTAGCCACCTCTCCGCGGTTCCCCGCCTAGAAGAACATAATTATAGAATTATTGTGCTTGTCTACATTCGCTAGAGCTATTATAAAGTTCGCTAGTCCTAACCACCATTCATGCCATTAGCAAACCCGGAACCAGCGTGGACATGTGCTGCACATGCGTAGAGCGTGCTTCAATTGTTTCGCTTATGTCGCGCGCGGTATTGTTGCGTGTTTACCACGCGCATCGTGCGCACTGGTTACTAACAACACCAAACCAACACCAAACCAAATCAAATTCAACTTTCATCAGTTCAGTTCTTGCAGTAAATCTAGAGCAAAAAATAATTATCGAGATGAAGTCATCACTATTAAAAATTGCGTTTGCAAATAATATGATGAATGCATGTGTAAAGCAACAGGCCATGGCACCGTAAGTATTTAATTTGATTGGTTTCAACATTAAAAACGCTAAAGCGCTGAAGTAGCCTATGTATATTATACCTTTAGGGACTGGACTGAGAAGCATTATCTGAGACTAGACTGAAATTTCTATGTATCATGTACTACGTAGGCCTAGCATTACATTAGTTTCAACACATGGTTGCCTACCCTGGGTTTCACGTCCTaaaattatgttgtcaataaacaCGTGGAGACCGGTATTGTGACGACGGTTTATCATTTTAAGTATTATATGTTTAGTTTTgttacaataaataaatgaacatttTATGTTTGAATTTTTTCAGGTGTAACTCCACGAACAACAATCACGCACCGTGCGCCACGGCCAACATTGCCACTACAAACATGAAGCAGCACGAAGGTCTTAAGCTGCTAGCCGACTTAAACGAACATCTAATAAGTAGAGTTGAAGATGAGTTTGTCCGCAACCATCTCATTCAAAGAAATGTGGCAATATATGGCTTGATCAACAAAATAGAAGAGAAACTGGCAGCAGCCGAAGAATACAACAGAGTTGTTGAAGCTCATGTGGCATGTTGGACAGAGTATGAGGTGAGTTTTACGCATATAAATTATGAAATTGTGTCAATTTACACATTTTGggtaaaatattatgcaatatataACCGTAAGCCTACTAGTGTAAACTATCGCGTACTTTGTAATGCCAGATCAAAGAAAAATTGAAAACTGATGGAAATGGAACCTTTGTTATCCTTTATTTGAATCAATAACAAATATGCACCAAAACACAAATTTTCATTGAATATATTTTGCTCAATTTGACCAGAGCAACTGCTAAAATTGCCAACGATTGCTCTCACTTTGTCTGCTAATTACGTTCCTTCATTAGTAATTTATattctttcttgtctttctttgcGATTCGCCGGTACTTATCAAATTCATTTGCACATAATCTAACTATTGTTTATTCTTATGTTATTATCAATTCTTTCAGGTGAAGCAGAAACGGAAGAACGTCTTTCAGAGGATGTTGAGGTTCTGTTCACAAAGTTTCCGTTCCAAGTCATCATCATCACTCTGCTCAGCACATTCAGCAAAGAAAGATATTATGGAACTTTGGAGAAACCCCTATTCAGATTGGCAAATATTCGTTAGTAGC
Above is a genomic segment from Amphiura filiformis chromosome 10, Afil_fr2py, whole genome shotgun sequence containing:
- the LOC140161687 gene encoding snake venom 5'-nucleotidase-like; its protein translation is MVDDRYHKDIIVSSIGLSDVHFEDLESSARLGLRHRQKTKTKKQKATGKVDMTFGNQEFTYGSDVLASLLQDIDFDAVSANLNTTLEPTLQGLINKSIIKQFEGESVGIIGYGTQVINDIAAIGNLYFEDTIEAIQTEVDALAAMGVNKIIVLGHDWGSYELSEAVEIATSISGVDIMVLGGLRLFQCSCCPPPEEDVPASHEVEKYPIVVTPDDKPKVLLVHGYRMAKSIGRLNVIFNEEGEVREWYGGPIRLDKEVEQDPDLLAEINVWSEPIRAQVAEMNRVIGSSDVMLPESPKGLLTCREKECTLGNLIADAMYWKCTESLRADVLNTSIIAVMNGGGIRQSLEEGEIRFSDVKEVLPFSNTFDTVELEGRYVREILEHAASAVDRISGRFLQVSGIRVTYDLCREPYDGRVVDVQVRRHIDYFNSYYEPLDDDKIYKVIVPSFVGSGGDGYYWVPDQGQNYETGDLGENVVAEFIEVFSPVARYVEGRITFNTEPCPTTPTTTDMPSSSTTPFLSTMLPEFTTSSITSPSGGEGGGGTEDKPRKDN
- the LOC140162133 gene encoding uncharacterized protein translates to MKQHEGLKLLADLNEHLISRVEDEFVRNHLIQRNVAIYGLINKIEEKLAAAEEYNRVVEAHVACWTEYEVKQKRKNVFQRMLRFCSQSFRSKSSSSLCSAHSAKKDIMELWRNPYSDWQIFVSSSLMANIQKNLMVI